The DNA window GAGGATGGAGAGGGGGAGGGTGGAGTGGGTGTCGAATGTGAGTGGGAGAGAGGTGAGGGGGGACGAGGCGAGGGAGGGGAGGTACTGGGGGAGGCAGTTGAGGGAGCCGGTGAGGTGGTGGGAGGGATTGAGGGGGTTGTATGAGAAGGGCTATCGGGTGTTCCTGGAGGTGGGACCGAAGCCGACGCTGACGGGGATGGGGAAGAGGAGTCTGGGTGGAGCGGAGTGGGTGTGGAGTTTGAAGAGTGGGAAGAGTGATTGGGAGGAGATGCTGGGGAGTGCGGCGAGGCTGTATGTGAAGGGAGTGGAGGTGAAGTGGGGGGGGATGGAGGAGGGACGGAAGAGGCGGCGCGTGCCACTGCCCACGTACCCCTTCCAACGCGAGCACTTCTGGATTGAACGACCGCGTCAACTCGAGCGCCCTGCTTCCAGGTTGAATGCCAGACATGGGTTGCTGGGTCGGCGCATCGAGTCGCCCGCACTCAAGCAGACTGTTTTTGAATCCTTCGTCAGCACAAGCGCGCTGGCGTATCTCTCGGACCATCGCGTTTTCGGCGCCACGGTGCTGCCGTCGACGGTCCTGATGGAGATGGCGCGCGCCGCCGCGGCGCGGCTCCTGGGGACGGGGGCGCATGCCGTCGAAGACCTGCGCATCCACGAGGCGCTCGTCCTGCATGGCGAGTCGGAGCGAGCGCTCCAGTACCTCGTGTCGCCCGTCGGCGCGGACTCGTTCTCGTTCCAGGTCTTCAGCGCCCCGCCGGAGGTGGCGGACACGACGTGGAAGCTTCATGCCTCCGGGCGGCTCCAGCGGGCGGCGAAGGACGCGGCCCCACCCGAGCCGCGCGCCGTCGAGACGTTGCTCGCGCGATGTCCGAAGACGGTCCCCGCCGAGACGCTCTACGCGCAATACCAGTCACGTGGCATCCACTACGGCCCCACCTTCCGAGGGGTCGAGCGCATCCACCTGGGCAAGGCAGAGGCCCTGGGCTGGATTCAGCAAGCCGAGGACCTGTCGACCGACGCCGGAGACGAGGGCCTCCACCCAGCGCTGTTCGATGCGTGTCTTCAGGTCTGTGGCGCGCTGTTCCTCGAGGGCGCCGCGGGAGTGCCCGAGGGGGCGCTCTACCTTCCCGTCGCCGTGAAGCAGGTCCAGGTCTGGCGTGAGCCGGGGCCTGCCTGTTGGAGCCATGTGTCGGTGGACCCGGAGACCTCGGCGACCGACGGAGCGGTGACCGGAAACGTCTGTCTGCTCGATGCCTCGGGCTCGGTGTGCGTCGAGGTGAAGGGACTCCGGTTCCAGCAGGTCAGTGCCCCCGCGTTGCAGCGGTTGCTCGGGAAGGGGCGGGATTGGACCTACGAGGTGGGCTGGGAGCCGCGTCCTCCCGTGGATGTCCCGACGAGCACGGCCCGTCAGTCGTGCTGGCTGGTGTTCTGCGACGCGGGAGGTGTGGGTGACGCGTTCGCTCGGGCACTGGAGGCTCGCGGGGCCTGGTGCGCGCGGGTTCGCCCAGGCGCTGTTGTGGGCTCGCGGGACGGACGGACCTTCACGGTCGACCCCTCGCGAGTGGAGGACTTCACGCGCCTGCTCGAGGACGTCGCCGCCGCTGGCGCGCCGCCGTGCGAGGGCCTCGCGTACCTCTGGGGACTGGATGCCGGTGCGCCGCTGACGGAGCGCTCCGTGTGTCAGGGCGCGCTTCACCTGAGCCAGTGTCTCGCGAGTCGAGGCACGGCGGCGCCTCCGCGTCTCTGGATGGTGACGCGCGGCGTGCAGCGCACGAAGCACGAGGCCTTTGTCCCTTCGGTGGCGAACGCCGAGTTGTGGGGGCTCGGTCGCACCCTGGCCTTGGAGCATCCCGAGCGCTGGGGCGCGCTCATCGACCTCGATGGCGTCTCGCGCGAGGACGAGCCCGCGCGGCTGATGGCCGAGCTTCACCAGCGGCCCGAGGGCGAGGAGGTCGCCTATCGGGATGGCCGGAGATATGTCGCGCGACTCGTGCGCTGCCTGCTGCCTGGCGACTCTCGCCCACCGGCTTCGCGCATCCACCGCGATGCGACCTATCTGGTCACCGGTGGCCTGGGGGCCCTGGGCCTTCTCGTGGCGCGGTGGCTGGTGGACCAGGGCGCCCGGCACCTGGTGCTGATGGGGCGCTCGCTCGCGGTGGACACGTCGCGTGAGGTGCTCGGCGCGCTGGAGAAGGCGGGCGCGAAGGTCGACTGCCTCCGCGCGGACGTGGCGTGCCCCGAGGATGTGGCGCGTGTCCTGGCGGCCATCGCTGGGAGCGGACACCCCCTGCGCGGCGTCGTGCATGCGGCGGGAGTGGTGGAGGACGGGACGCTCCAGTCCCTGGACTGGAAGCGCTTCGAGCGGGTGCTGGCCCCCAAGCTGCGAGGGAGCTGGAACCTGCACGAGCAGACGAAGGGGTTGCCGCTGGACTTCTTCGTGCTGTTCTCGTCCTCGTCCTCCGTGCTGGGGGCAGCCGGTCAGGGCAACTACGCGGCGGCGAATGCGTTCATGGATGCGCTCGCGCACCACCGCCAGGCGCTCGGGCTTCCCGCGGTGAGCATCAACTGGGGGCCTTGGAGTGGTGGAGGCATGGCCGCCTCGCTGGAGGTCCCGGAGCGGCGCCGCTGGTTCGATTGGATTGAGCCTTCCCATGGGTTGGAGCTGCTCGGGCAGGCCATGGACTCGGGGCGCGCCCAGGTGGCGGTGCTGCCCATCGACTGGTCGAAGTACGTCCAGCACCGGAGTGGCCTGGATGCGGCGGGGCTGCTGCGCAATGTCCTCGAGGTCGCGCGGGCCGCCCTCCCCAGGGGGAAGGCCGTGCCGATGCTGGAGCGGCTGAAGGGGCAGCTTCGCAACCGCCAGCAGGAGACACTCTTCGAGCACGTCCACCAGCAGGTCGCGCAAGTGCTGGGATGGGACGTCGCGAAGCCGATGCCGGGCGGCGTGCGGCTGTTCGACGCGGGGCTGGACTCGCTCCTCGCCGTCGAGCTGCGAAACCGTCTCCAGTCCAGTCTGGGCGTCGAGCGGCCCTTGTCGACCACGTTGGTGTTCGAGCACCCGAGCATCGACGCCCTCACGCACCACCTCGCCACGGAGGTCTTCTCGCTAGGCCCCCTGGTGGTTGCTCCGGAACCTGCTCCCACGGGAGTGGATGAAGCGGGGGTGGAGCGGCTGGAGCAGCTCCCCCACGAAGAGCTGGGGTCGATGCTCGACCAGAAGCTCGCGGCACTCGAGAAGTGGATGGGTGGGGAATAGCGCCCGCCTCGACATCCCCATTCAAGAAAGAGGCATGACGATGAGCATCCCCGAGGATTCGCATGACCACGGTGCGCGCCTGGCTCGAGCCCTGGTCGCCCTGGAGAAGATGCAGGCACGGCTGGAGGCGAGCGAGCGCGAGAAGCGTGAACCCATCGCCATCATCGGCATGGCCTGCCGCATGCCAGGCGGAGCGAACAGCCCGGAGGCGCTCTGGGAGCTGTTGCGAGACGGGCGCGACGCCATCGTCGAAGTGCCCGCGGACCGCTGGTCCGTCGATGACTACTTCGACCCCGACCCGAACGCCGAGGGGAAGATGTACACGCGCTGGGGTGGGTTCCTGAAAGGAGTCCGCCTCGACGAGCTCGATGCCCGGTTCTTCGGCATCGCTCCGCGCGAAGCCGCGAGCATGGACCCTCAGCAGCGCTTGATGCTGGAGGTGACGTGGGAGGCGCTCGCCAACGCGGGGCAGGCGCCGGAGCGCATCGCGAACAGCCTCACGGGGGTGTTCGTCGGGGTGATGCTCAATGACTACGCCCAGCTCCAGGCGCATCAAGCGGACCCGGCGCTGCTGGATGCCTATCTGGCGTTTGGCAATGACACGAGCTTCATGGCTGGCCGGCTCTCGTACATCCTGGGCGCCCAGGGGCCGAGCATGGCGGTGAACACCGCGTGCTCCGCGTCGCTCGTGACGGTGCACCTGGCCTGTCAGAGCCTCCGCTCGCGCGAATCCAACATGGCCATCGCGGGCGGCGTGAATGTGATGCTGGCGCCGGACGGGCACATCGTCTCGTCCCGGCTCCGCTCGCAGTCACCCACGGGGCGCTGCAAGACGTTCGATGCCTCCGCGGATGGCTACGTGCGCGGCGAGGGCTGTGGCGTCGTCGTGCTCAAGCGCCTGTCCGATGCGCTGGCCGACAAGGACCCGGTGCTGGCCATCATCCGAGGGAGCGCGGTCAACCACGACGGCCCCAGCGGGGGCCTCACCGTGCCGAGTGGTCCCGCGCAAGAAGGGGTGATTCGCAAGGCGCTGGCGTGCGCGGGCGTGGAGCCGACGCGGGTCAGCTACGTCGAGGCCCATGGCACGGGGACTCCGCTCGGCGACCCGATAGAAGTCCGCGCGCTCCAGAAGGTCTTCGCGCCAGGTCGGGAGCGCTCACATCCGCTCCGTCTGGGCTCCATCAAGACGAACATCGGACACCTGGAGGCGGCGGCGGGCATCGCCGGACTCATGAAGGTGGTGCTGATGCTCCAGCACCGGGAGATTCCACCCCATCTCCACCTCCAGGCGCCCAACAAGGCCATCGCCTGGGAAGAACTTCCCCTCGCGATTCCCACCCAGGTGCAGCCGTGGGAGGTGGAGTCCGGGACGAGGATGGCGGGCATCAGCTCCTTCGGGCTGAGCGGCATCAACGCCCATCTCATCGTCGAGGAGGCGCCCGCGCGCGAGCACCCCGCGTCGTCACCCGAGGTCCCCGAGCCTCTTGCCCGGCTGTTGCCGCTGTCGGCGCGAGACGAGAAGGCGCTGCGCGTGCTCGCGGCGGAGCACCAATCGCTGTTGATGCGTGACGAGGGGCGGCTGGAGGACCTCTGCTACACGGCGAGCGTCCGGCGAGGCCACGACGAGCACCGCCTGACGGTGGTGGGACGGACACGCGCGGAGCTCGCGGACCACCTGGGTGCGTTCCTCGCGGGCGAGCCTTGTCCGGCGATGGCCCACCGGCGGGCCTCGCCGCACCGGCCGAAGGTGGTGTTCGTCTTCCCCGGGCAGGGCTCGCAGTGGCCGGGCATGGCGCGAGCGCTGATGCGGGAGGCGCCTGCGTTCCGCGCCACGCTGGAGGCGTGTGACCAGGTGATGCGAGCCCACGTCGAAGGCTCGCTCATGGCGGTGCTCTCGGGCGAGGCGGACCCGTCGCCGCTGGAGGACATCGGCTTTCTCCAGCCGGTGCTGTTCTCCATCTCGGTGGCGCTCGCGGCGCAGTGGCGCGCCTGGGGCATCGAGCCTGACGCCGTCGTCGGACACAGCATGGGCGAGGTGGCCGCGGCGCACGTCGCGGGCGTGCTGAGCCTGGAAGACGCCATGCGGGTCATCTGCCGGCGCAGCGCGCTGCTCCGGCGGATTCGCGGAAAGGGAGGCATGGCGTTGGTGGAGGTCTCCTTGGAGGAGGCGAGGGCCGTCCTCGTCGGCTTCGAGGACCGGCTCTCCATCGCCGCGAGCAATGGCCCCACGACCACGGTCCTGGCGGGAGACTCGGACGCCTTGAAGCAGGTCATGGAGCGGCTCCAGACGCGCAATGTCTTCTGCCGCGCCATCAAGGTCGACGTCGCCTCGCACTCACCTCAAGTGGAGCCGCTCTTGCCGGAGCTGGTGGACCTGCTTGCTGGACTCCAGCCGCGAGCCGCGAGCCTCCCGGTGTACTCCACCGTGACGGGCGCCCTGACGGATGGCTCGGACTGGGACGCGGCCTACTGGCGGCGCAACCTGCGCGAGCCGGTGTTGTTCTCTCCCGTCATCGAGGAGCTCCTGAAGCGTCCGGCGAGCGTCTTCCTCGAGCTCAGCCCTCACCCCATCCTGGCGCAGAGCCTTGAGCGCATCCTGGGGGACGCGGGCTCGGAGGGACTCGTGTTGCCCTCGCTGCGACGGGATGAGCCCGAGCTGGAGGTGCTCCTCCAATCCCTGGGTGCGTTGCACACGGCGGGACATCCCATCGACTGGCGAGCCCTGTTTCCGCGAGCGGGCGCGTGCGTGCGTCTGCCCGACTATCCCTGGCAGCGCTCGCGCTACTGGCTGGAGCTGGGAACGCGAGCACCTCGTCCGGTGTCGCCCGCGAAGCCTCGCATGGAGCGCGCTGTGCCGGCCTCCGGACAGGTGGCGCACCCGGATGGAACACCCGCTCGTTTCTACGACGACTCCGCGGAGCGGGAGCGCGTGCTGGCGCCCGACGAGGTCTACCTGACGTTCGGCATCCAGCGGCGGCACGTGACCGGGTTCTCCTGGCTCAAGAGTGTCTATGGCGTCTCGGAGCAACCCTCGCATGCTCAGGTGTTGCTCGAAGGCCAGCGCGGGCTGCGGTCCGTGTTGTTCCGAGGCGTGCGCTGGTCCTCGGTGAGCAAGGTGCTGGACTTTGGCTGCGGCTACGCCTCCGACCTCATCGCGCTCGCGCGGAAGCACCCGCACTTGAAGCTGGATGGCTACACCATCTCCGGTGAGCAGGCGTCCATCGACGCGGAGCGCATCCACGCTCGCGAGCTCCAGGACCGCGTCCGTGTCTTCGCGCGCGACAGCGCGAAGGACCCCTTTCCGGACCACTATGACGTGGCCTTCGGCTTCGAGGTCGCCACGCACGTCGCGGACAAGGCGGCGCTCTTCTCGAATCTCTCCCAGGGGCTCCAGAACGGTGGGTTCCTGCTCCTGGCGGACTTCATCTCGAATGGGGTCTCCGCCATCAACGTCGAGGAGACGGCCTCGTACAACGTCAACGCCGAGGAGTGGGCGGAGCTGCTGGCGCGAAACCACTTCCGCCTCGTGGAGAGCGTGGACATCAGCCGCGAGGCCGCCACCTTCCTCGATGACCCCGCGTTCGACCAGAACCTGGCGCTCGTGGCCCAGCGCTTCCCGCTCAGCGACCTGGTGAAGCGGAACTACGAGGCCATGCGCAACTTCGGCAAGGCACTCGACAAGGGGCTGATGAGCTATGCCCTGCTGGTCGCGCAGAAGGACACCTACGCGAGCGGGCCGTATCTGGCGCGGGTGAATCGCGCGAAGCTCGGTGCGCTGACGCCGCTGTCCGCCTTCGAGGAGGGGGGCGCCTGGGCGGCCCAGCTCGAGGAGGCGACGGAGCCCGCCGAGCGCGAGTGGTTGTACGAGCTGGCGTGGCCGGCACAATCGCGGCGTGGCGCGGTGAAGGCCGAGGCGGCGGGATGCTGGCTGGTGCTCTGCGACCGCACGGGCACGGGAGAGGTGCTGGCCGAGCGGCTGCGTGCACGAGGCGAGCGCTGCGTGCTGCTCCATGCGGACCCGGCTTGGCGCACGGACGGCAACAGCACCCTCCGTCCGGAGGACCCTTCGGACTGGCAGCAGGTTCTCGAGGCCCTGGCCGCGGAGAGTGGCGCGCCCTTCCGAGGCGTGGTGCACCTGTGGAACCTGGACCTGGCGGGTGGCGCTGTCCCGGAGGCCTCGGCGTTGCGTGATGCGCTGACGCTGGGGTGCGGGAGCTTGCTGTCACTGGTGCGCCGACTGGGTGGTGGGCTCGGGGCGAACACCCGGGTGTGGCTGGTGACGCGGGGCGCGCAGGCGGTCGCGGAGAAGGACTCCGTCTCCTTCGCGCAGTCGCCCATCTGGGGCGCGGGCCGGGTCCTCGCGCTGGAGCATCCGGAGCTGTGGGGAGGGCTCATCGACCTCTCACCGGTGGCGCATGCGGCGGAGGTCGAGGCGCTGTGCGATGAGCTGTGTTCCTCCGATGGCGAGGACCAGGTCGCGCTTCGCGGAGGCCAGCGTCACGTGGCCCGGTTGATGCGCCGGGAGCCTCCGCCTCCGCGAGAGCCAGCCTGGCGCGCGGATGGTGTCTATCTCATCACCGGAGGACTGGGCGGGCTCGGCCTGCGGACGGCGAAGTGGCTCGTGGCCCGGGGTGTCCGCCATCTCGTCCTCGCCGGACGTGCCGAGGTGCCGGAGGCGGCGGTCTGGGACTCGCTGCCTGACGACAGTCCCCACGCGGTCCACGTCCAGGGGCTTCGAGACCTCCAGGCCCAGGGGGCCTCCGTTCGGTACGTGCGGTGCGACCTGGGGGAGCCCGCGCAGGTCCGCGCGCTCGTGGACACCTGCGGGCGCGGCGGAGTCCCGCTCGTGGGCGTGCTCCACGCCGCGGGGATATCCGCGCACCACCCATGGATGGAGACGAGTCCGGAGGTCCTCGCCTCCGTGTTTCAAGCCAAGGCCCTGGGCGCGTGGCTGTTGCATGAGTTCACGCGGGAACTGCCGCTGCACTGCTTCGTGCTGTTCTCCTCCGCGTCGGCCGTCTGGGGCTCACAGGGCATGGCCGCCTATGCCGCGGCGAACCACTTCCTCGACGCGCTGGCACACCACCGGAAGGCACGAGGACTCCCCGCGACGAGCGTCAACTGGGGCCGCTGGAGCGAGGGCGGCATGGCGGGCTCGGAGGAGGCTCGGCGCTTCTTCTCGCAGGCGGGCCTGGAGGTGGTGCCGACGTCCGCGGCGCTCTCGTTGCTGGAGCGGCTGGTGGGCGCGGGAATCACCCAGCGGACCGTGGCGGCGGTGGACTGGAGCCGCTTCAAGCCGCTCCAGGAGGCGCGGCGCCATCGCCCGTGGCTCGAAGCCATCCAGGTGGAGACGCGAGCGCGTCCGGAGCCGGGGGCCGCGCGACCGGAGCTGCTGTTGCGGTTGGAAGAGGCGCCCTCGGGCCGTCGTCTCATGGTGCTCCAGGACTACGTCCGTCGCGAGGCCGCGAGGGTGTTGGGGGCGGAGCCGGCGACACTGGAGCCTCGGCGGGGCTTCTTCCAGTTGGGGATGAACTCGCTGATGTCCATCGAGCTGAAGAACCACCTCGAGCGGAACCTGCGGCACAAGCTGCCGTCCACGGTGGCCTTCGACCATCCCTCCGTCGCGGAGCTGACCGAGTACCTGTCGCGGGAGGTTCCCGCGCTCGCGGCGCTCATGGCCGCGCTGCCGGAGCCGTCCGCCGGCGAGCCACCGCGTGTGGACCCCATGTTGAAGGACCCGGCTGTTCTCGAACTGCTGAGCGAGGCGGGGCGGATGTCGGAAGCCGCGCTGCTCTCGCTCACCCAATCGCTGTCAGGTGAGGGCTCAAATGAGTGATGTCATGGAGAAGTTGCTGCGGGGGCTCTCCCCGGAGAAGCGGGTGGGCCTCGCCAGGATGTTGCTCCAGTCCGTGGGGGAGTCCGTTCCGGAGAAGAAGGCGCAAGAACCCATCGCCATCATCGGCATGGGGTGCCGCTTCCCGGGAGGCGCCCATGACGCGACGTCCTTCTGGAAGCTCCTTCGTGATGGTGTGGACACCGTGCGGGAGGTGCCTCGCAGCCGCTGGGACGTCGATGCGTACTACGACGCCGACCCCTCGGTCCCCGGGAAGATGTACACGCGCCACGGGGCCTTCCTGGATGGGATTGACCTCTTCGACCCGTACTTCTTCGGAATCCCTCCGCGCGCGGCGGCGAACCTGGACCCGCAGCATCGCCTGCTCCTGGAGGTGACGTGGGAGGCGCTGGAGGACGCGGGCATCGCGCCGAAGAGCCTCGCGGGAAGCAAGACGGGGGTGTTCGTCGGAGGCGCCACGGGCAACTACACGCAGCTTCTCCAGGGCAAGGGGATGGAGAGCATCGACGTGTCCTATCTCACCGGCAGCCTGCTCACGTTCGCGACGGGCCGGGTGTCACACCTGCTGGACTTGCAGGGCCCGAACCTGTGTGTGGACACGGCCTGTTCCTCGTCGCTCGTCGCGGTGCATCTGGCGTGTCAGAGCTTGCGCTCGGGTGAGAGCTCGTTGGCCCTGGTAGGCGGCGTGAACCTGGTCCTCGTGCCGGATGGGACGGTCACCACCTGCAAGGCCCGCATGCTCGCGGTGGATGGACGCTGCAAGTCCTTCGACGCCGCGGCGGACGGCTACGGCCGAGGCGAGGGCTGCGGCATGGTCGTGCTCAAGCCGCTCTCGAAGGCGCTGGAGGACGGGGACCATGTCCTGGCCGTCATCCGTGGCACGGCGGTGAACCAGGGAGGGCACAGCAGCGACCTGACGGTGCCCAACGGCCTCGCGCAACAAGCGGTGATTCAGAAGGCGCTGGCGGACGCGGGGCTCGAGCCCGCGCAGGTGGACTTCATCGAGGCCCACGGCACGGGCACCTCCTTGGGCGACCCCATCGAGATGCGCGCCCTGGGCGCGGTGTTCGAGCAGAAGAAGGCGCGCGGTGAGGTGCTCCGCGTGGGCTCGGTGAAGACCAACATCGGTCACCTCGAATACGCGGCGGGCATCGCGGGCCTCATCAAGCTCGCGCTCTCGCTGCGGCATCGAGAGATGCCTCCGCATCTGCACTTCAAGCGAGGCAATCCCTACATCCCCTGGAACGAGCTGCCCGTGGAGGTGCCCACCCGCTGTGTCCCCTGGGAGGCTCGGGAGGGGAAGCGCGTGGGCGGCGTGAGCTCTTTCGGCGCCAGCGGGACGAACGCGCACGTGGTGGTGGAGGAAGCACCGGAGGTGGAGAGGCGGGAGGAGAAGGAGGGGAGGGGCGTGTACGTGCTGGGGCTGTCAGCGAGGAATGAGAAGGCGCTGAGAGAGCTAGCGGGGAAGTACGCGAGGGAGGCGGAGGGAGAGGTGGGGGACGTGTGCTTCACGGCGAACGAGGGGAGAGGGAGCTACGGGCAGAGGGTGGCGGTGGTGGGGAGGAGCCTGGGAGAGCTGAAGGAGGAGCTGAGGAGGTACGAGAAGGAAGGGGTGGTGGAGAGAGGAGCGGTGGGACAAGGGAAGAAGGTGGGCGGGGAAGAAGTGGTGATGCTGTTCACGGGGCAGGGAGTGCAGACGGAGGGGATGGGGAGGGAGCTGTACGAGAGCGAGGAGACGTTCCGGGAGGAGATGAGGAAGAGC is part of the Myxococcus landrumus genome and encodes:
- a CDS encoding type I polyketide synthase; protein product: MTMSIPEDSHDHGARLARALVALEKMQARLEASEREKREPIAIIGMACRMPGGANSPEALWELLRDGRDAIVEVPADRWSVDDYFDPDPNAEGKMYTRWGGFLKGVRLDELDARFFGIAPREAASMDPQQRLMLEVTWEALANAGQAPERIANSLTGVFVGVMLNDYAQLQAHQADPALLDAYLAFGNDTSFMAGRLSYILGAQGPSMAVNTACSASLVTVHLACQSLRSRESNMAIAGGVNVMLAPDGHIVSSRLRSQSPTGRCKTFDASADGYVRGEGCGVVVLKRLSDALADKDPVLAIIRGSAVNHDGPSGGLTVPSGPAQEGVIRKALACAGVEPTRVSYVEAHGTGTPLGDPIEVRALQKVFAPGRERSHPLRLGSIKTNIGHLEAAAGIAGLMKVVLMLQHREIPPHLHLQAPNKAIAWEELPLAIPTQVQPWEVESGTRMAGISSFGLSGINAHLIVEEAPAREHPASSPEVPEPLARLLPLSARDEKALRVLAAEHQSLLMRDEGRLEDLCYTASVRRGHDEHRLTVVGRTRAELADHLGAFLAGEPCPAMAHRRASPHRPKVVFVFPGQGSQWPGMARALMREAPAFRATLEACDQVMRAHVEGSLMAVLSGEADPSPLEDIGFLQPVLFSISVALAAQWRAWGIEPDAVVGHSMGEVAAAHVAGVLSLEDAMRVICRRSALLRRIRGKGGMALVEVSLEEARAVLVGFEDRLSIAASNGPTTTVLAGDSDALKQVMERLQTRNVFCRAIKVDVASHSPQVEPLLPELVDLLAGLQPRAASLPVYSTVTGALTDGSDWDAAYWRRNLREPVLFSPVIEELLKRPASVFLELSPHPILAQSLERILGDAGSEGLVLPSLRRDEPELEVLLQSLGALHTAGHPIDWRALFPRAGACVRLPDYPWQRSRYWLELGTRAPRPVSPAKPRMERAVPASGQVAHPDGTPARFYDDSAERERVLAPDEVYLTFGIQRRHVTGFSWLKSVYGVSEQPSHAQVLLEGQRGLRSVLFRGVRWSSVSKVLDFGCGYASDLIALARKHPHLKLDGYTISGEQASIDAERIHARELQDRVRVFARDSAKDPFPDHYDVAFGFEVATHVADKAALFSNLSQGLQNGGFLLLADFISNGVSAINVEETASYNVNAEEWAELLARNHFRLVESVDISREAATFLDDPAFDQNLALVAQRFPLSDLVKRNYEAMRNFGKALDKGLMSYALLVAQKDTYASGPYLARVNRAKLGALTPLSAFEEGGAWAAQLEEATEPAEREWLYELAWPAQSRRGAVKAEAAGCWLVLCDRTGTGEVLAERLRARGERCVLLHADPAWRTDGNSTLRPEDPSDWQQVLEALAAESGAPFRGVVHLWNLDLAGGAVPEASALRDALTLGCGSLLSLVRRLGGGLGANTRVWLVTRGAQAVAEKDSVSFAQSPIWGAGRVLALEHPELWGGLIDLSPVAHAAEVEALCDELCSSDGEDQVALRGGQRHVARLMRREPPPPREPAWRADGVYLITGGLGGLGLRTAKWLVARGVRHLVLAGRAEVPEAAVWDSLPDDSPHAVHVQGLRDLQAQGASVRYVRCDLGEPAQVRALVDTCGRGGVPLVGVLHAAGISAHHPWMETSPEVLASVFQAKALGAWLLHEFTRELPLHCFVLFSSASAVWGSQGMAAYAAANHFLDALAHHRKARGLPATSVNWGRWSEGGMAGSEEARRFFSQAGLEVVPTSAALSLLERLVGAGITQRTVAAVDWSRFKPLQEARRHRPWLEAIQVETRARPEPGAARPELLLRLEEAPSGRRLMVLQDYVRREAARVLGAEPATLEPRRGFFQLGMNSLMSIELKNHLERNLRHKLPSTVAFDHPSVAELTEYLSREVPALAALMAALPEPSAGEPPRVDPMLKDPAVLELLSEAGRMSEAALLSLTQSLSGEGSNE